From Phaeocystidibacter marisrubri, the proteins below share one genomic window:
- a CDS encoding plastocyanin/azurin family copper-binding protein, whose product MKTHALKLFSFAVMGAMMISCGGGESEKSTEPVSSTEPSTETPAETPAETTPEMVEFTITGNDQMQFDLSKMEVIEGQTVRLTFKNIGTMPVESMGHNWTLFVKDADISTYATKAIDHKEDGYQVPDMMDQVLVHTRILGPGEEETITFTAPEKGIYKYVCTFPGHYALMKGTFLVKGE is encoded by the coding sequence ATGAAAACGCATGCATTGAAACTCTTTAGTTTCGCTGTGATGGGCGCAATGATGATCTCTTGTGGTGGAGGTGAATCAGAGAAATCTACTGAGCCAGTGAGCTCAACCGAACCCTCTACAGAAACTCCTGCGGAAACACCCGCCGAAACCACTCCAGAGATGGTAGAATTCACCATTACTGGGAATGATCAGATGCAGTTTGATCTCAGCAAAATGGAAGTGATCGAAGGGCAAACCGTTCGTCTAACTTTCAAGAATATCGGCACTATGCCGGTTGAAAGTATGGGACACAACTGGACACTTTTTGTGAAAGATGCAGATATCAGCACTTATGCTACTAAAGCCATCGATCACAAAGAAGATGGTTATCAAGTACCCGATATGATGGATCAAGTACTTGTACACACTCGAATTCTTGGTCCAGGTGAAGAAGAAACCATCACTTTTACAGCTCCAGAAAAGGGAATTTACAAATACGTATGTACGTTCCCAGGTCACTATGCATTGATGAAAGGGACCTTCTTGGTAAAAGGAGAGTAA